The sequence below is a genomic window from Scophthalmus maximus strain ysfricsl-2021 chromosome 19, ASM2237912v1, whole genome shotgun sequence.
TTTTCAACTGAAGCAACAACCTCTTGAGCCTGTGTGGACACTAGAGTTCTTTTCAGATGGTTGTGAAGCTCATTTTTTGCAAGGTTAAAGGGTTTTTCATGTATTTACATCATCTCAGCAGTGATGTTACTGTGACTCACCTCCCATGAGAGGTGAAAGCTGACCtcagttctttcttcttttttttttttacattgcttCATGTTGGATGAGGTAATCTGTGCTTGTCCGTCACACTGTACAGAAGGTTAGGTCAgtcaacatgaaaacacacacccacacattcgTGTAATATGAATGTGTCTCGCATACACGCAaacatgcatgtactgtatgcacgtacacaagcacacacaaaatcacatcCTGCTGCACCGCAGGAATTGGAggaaagggaagggggggattttttttccaccgacTTCATGCCCAGCCAATCACACATCAGCTGACTTCAAGTCTGTTCCAGTGCAATCCAATCAGGGGTGATGATGAGCTCACACTTCTTTTGTATCTGGGCGCtgatttgctgctgttgtgtgacACTGCGATGGAAGCAGCCTGTGCTCTTCACATGGGAGCTTGTGTCATACCCACAGAAGCAGGCAGGCAGTTAGGCAGCCCGCCCGGTTTTGGAGCTGTTGATTGGGGAAAATATTTGCTGTCCTGGTGCTTTGGCATCTACCAAGCATCCGCTCCATCATCAATTATTCACAACCTCAGCAGTGTGTtcctgtatctgtgtgtgtgtgtgtgcgtgtgtgtgcgtgcgtgcgtgcacatgtCACTGTGTATTTCAGTGTATGTGGTCACGATACGCTCTCGTCCGATCTTTGTTGAGCCACTATTCCTCGACTCCTCTCGTCTTCCCGGGACATGGGACTCGTTTCTGCGGATATTTGCAGGACAGGAACATGATGCTTCTTTTGTGGACTACAGCAATGTTACTCCCGATTTACACTGAACTGAGCTCTGAAGGCTCCTCAGGTTAAAGTCTTTTAACTGGCTAGAGCTAaggactgtttttgttttcccaagCTGACCGAAGGCTTTCGTCGTCTAAACTGTGTTTTGGCCCACAAACCTGCACTTCTCTGTTTCTGGatctattttgttgttttatcaaaATGCCTGAAGCAAATTATCTGCTCTCTGTGTCCTGGGGATATATAAAGGTAATATGTGGTCTCAGATTAgtgtatttaatttcattatttaggttttttcaaaatgaatatccAGAGAATGGAAGGGGGTTTTGTAACTCTGGTGTATTGTCGACACAGGTTTGGATGCAGGGTCATATGACCATAAATagaaagcacatttttttgCCGACTTGCGGCCCGTGGTCACTTATTAGTTTTTAATGAGTACGTTTTATGGGAACTTACCTGACAAAAGCACACCACAGATGGCCGATTGCCTCATGTGTCTCCATTTTAAAAGGCCTGCCAGTGAATACCCGGGGCTGTTATTCAATAGAAAGTCAATACACAATTGTGCAGTAAGCACTCTGCATGTGTTGTAATGGTCTATTTTAAGTGATCTATATTGATCTATATAATTAATCAATAGACATACATTATGCATTTCGGCCAGAGCAAGAAGGATTCAGACAATGCAGTGGCTTTGTTCAAGAGGTTTCAAGCAATCCCTTTTCTAACTATTTGGTAATCATTCTGGAAAATCCCTGATTTcaagcatcctcctcctcatcaatcagtttggttttcaaatcaaaagctGGAGCTAAATTTGGGTCTGCCACTCCAATTAGGTacaggggagagaaagagaggcagagagggggctGGCAGTGTGTCAGATCAAAACTGAAATGCAAAGAACGAAACTGTGAAAATGGGTTTCTATGTACGTTTCTGGAAGTagccctgctgtgtgtgtgtgtgtacatttaacTTTCCTGGGTACAGCTTCTGTGATGTGACTGGAAATTTCAAGATACAATTAGTAAAAGGCCTCATCCGACATGGCggtctgaaaatgtatttttaatcaaatagaATTTTCTGTAATTAAAAGCCTTACAATGCAGGTATCTTTTGCCTTAGAGAAAATATATAGTCAAATGAGTGAAGTTTATTTGGCTCTTGAATTTTGTTTGCACGTTCTGTCTTTATTGAATAGGATTTAACTATACATCTCTGAGTACCCGCTGTTAAAACAagtaattgtgattttttttttcctgccgtgTATTACACATCATTAAACCaatcctttgtgtgtgtgtgtgtgtgtgtgtgtgtgtgtgtgtgtgtgtgtgtgtgtgtgtgtgtgtgtgtgtgtgtgtgtgtgtgtgtgtgtgtgtgtgtgtgtgtgtgtgtgtgtgtgtgtgtgtgtgtgtgtgtgtgtgtgtgtgtgtgtgtgtgtgtgtgtctgtgtgtgtgtgtgtgtgtgtgtgtgtgtgtgcgcgttccTCTTTCAGTTCAAGAGGATGTTGAACAGGGAGCTGACTCACCTATCGGAGATGAGCCGCTCTGGGAACCAGGTGTCCGAGTTCATCTCCAGCACCTTCTTGGGTGAGTGATGACACTATTCACAAATATTGTGCAACTATTCACAATATGaaactagattttttttcttcctgggtCTTAACtcaaaaattcaacaaaaattTTAGTGCGCCACAAAAGACTTCCCCATATTCACcttccaaatgtgttttctctgcatctctccaGACAAACAACATGAAGTGGAGATGCCATCCCCTCAGatgcagaaggagaaggaggagaagaagaacaagccCATGTCTCAGATCAGTGGGGTGAAAAAGCTGCAACACTCCTCCAGCCTCACAAACTCCAACATCGCCCGCTTTGGAGTGAAGACTGAGACAGAGGATGAACTCGCTAAGGTCTGTTTGTGTCCATattgaaggaaaagaaggaagtaAAAGGTTAAAAGGacgatttgttttttaattgtgtgccttatcttttttttttttccaggagctGGAGCATGTGAATAAATGGGgccttaatgtttttaaaatctcagaGTTCTCTGGGAATCGGCCACTAACAGTCATGATGTACACAATATTCCAGGTAATGGCCATcacttcttctgtttgtcttgATCATTGATCACTCAAAATAGTTTTGACCATGACCTCCCTCTTGTTTTTTCCGGTTTGTAGGAGAGGGACTtgttaaaaacttttaaaattcCACTTGACACCTTTGTAACATACCTGATGACCTTAGAAGACCATTATCATGGCGATGTGGCCTACCATAACAACATTCATGCTGCTGATGTCACCCAGTCAACTCATGTGCTGCTATCCACCCCCGCCCTTGAGGTGaggcacacgtgcacacgcacttACACAAATGCACTGCCATatacacatgcgcacacaaatGCCCACGCCTCCACAATCAGCTTCAATCAAACTCTTGCTCAAAGTCCAATCAATGGCTCTTACTTGCAAGGATATTTTTGTCCCAACGATTTGATTCTCTCATCAATGccctccttccccttcccctctgtgCTCGGTTCCTTTATATTCTAGGCTGTGTTCACAGACCTCGAGATCTTAGCTGCCATCTTTGCCAGCGCAATTCACGACGTGGACCATCCTGGAGTCTCCAACCAGTTCCTCATCAACACCAGTGAGTCTAAATACGGTGCCGTCCCAACAGCTACGTCAGTGGCTCAGCAGTTCTCTCAGTGCATATtcacaaacaggaacacacagtcACCGTGTGACACCCAGGTGGGAACATGCACGCTGTAGCCTCTGCCtagctcgcacacacacacacatgcacacagtagCAGGTTGCAAACAATTAACCCTTCTCGGAGGAATTCAACTTTATATATACACAATTTGTCTGCATATTTAGTGTAAAGTCTGTTTAGTGACTAATAGAtgaatcatttttctcatttatacCTCTATAGGTATCTAACCATGCAGACAACTGTAGAGAGCTTTGGTTGTTGAGAAATCTGCCTCCACCCTGTTACAGTTGGCTCGCTAACCAGGCTGAGGTCAAGAATATCCTCTTCTAACCACTTTTTTTTGATCtccaataaaaacatcataaGGTCAAGAAAACATGTGAAGGATAATACataaggacaaaagaaaaacctaagAGAATCCAACTGCACATCACCAGGACACGTAATTATGCGACGACAGATGTTATACTGAACAGATGGGGCAATTGATGTTGTTACCAATTATGGCAttgtctcctttcctttcgtAAAGGATGGTCCAGTGTATCCTATGGTACTGGAGATGAGAAAGGAGGCACTGAAGCATCTTTGCTTAGCGTTAAGACAACTCGAGGCTGCCACCTTGATTCCTGAACTTTCCTAAGCACAAAAGACTGTTCGACTGCAGCCagaattttgttttctcttttagcAATCCCCTTGTTATTTTGGCCTGATCAATCAACAGTGACAGGCTCTTTTCAGTAGACCCAATCCCCAATTATACAGGGATCTTGCTGTACTGCTGTAAAGAAGATTCTTTTTCAAGATTCTTCTTTCACAGAAGTGGGTGATTTGAGATTGGCGTCCCGGAGTTCCAGAATCAAAGGGCATGACATGTAACACAGTGGTGTAGGTTTCTCGTTCCGTCGTGCCGGCTCTCCCTTTTACACAGATGTTGACCTAGCTCAGTGACAACCTCTGCTACTGTCTTAAAGTCAGAAAGAAGAATGGCAaggtggaagaaagaaaaataaatgtagaacTGTCTGCATGACTAGAAGACTATATGCCACCAATGGTAGTTGTGGAATTGGGTGAACTGAGCCTTTAACTGGACTAACAGGctttattgtgttgtgttggtatCTAAATTGTCCTCAAGCAAGAAAGTGAATCCCTGCTATATCTGCTCTAACTGACTCAGTCGCTCATGGCTGGAGGTGATAGAAATATCACCTTACTTTGGTAATTTAGATGAATACAAGCAAAAGCAGAGTTTATACTACCACAGAGTCTCACCTTAAACAGCCATTCTGGAGAACATCTCAAGTGTTACATAAGAGCATTAGTAAAACCTTATCCGAGCACAGAACAGACAGTGCACAGTCTCACACAttcaacacacaaaaagtgtGTTTCCTCCCACAAGCCCAAATGGGGAATCCCTGAAGTAAGGGCAGTGTGAGTCATCCTAGTCCGGAGCCAGCAGACCGATATTCTGTCGGccacagagcaacagagcaGGATCCCCTTTCTCCGTTCCGCTGCTCTGTTCCACTGTGGCCAAGACTAATGCATCTTAATGGAAAATCTAAATACAGCTAGAGGACCTTCAAATGACCCAGAGTGGGGAAACCTCTCAGTGTAAAACACGCTGGTGCAGTAGAAAATGATAGAATAACTTTAAAAGTGATTGATGCATAAattctgttgtttgtgtccattttgatttttttaaatacttgaaAAACCACAATTCCATAAACTAAACCGATGAATTGTGTCTTCCCTGCAGATTCTGAGCTAGCGTTGATGTACAATGACTCGTCGGTGTTGGAGAACCACCACCTAGCAGTTGGTTTCAAGCTCCTACAAGAGGAGAACTGTGACATCTTCCAAAACttgaccaaaaaacaaagacaatcacTGCGAAAGATGGTCATTGACATTGTAAGTGAAAAGAGTATGTCTTTTCGATAAGGCTTATACAAAATTAACTACTTTGTTCAGAGGGAACGGTTACAAAATAACTATTGAGTGGAATGTTAAAGACCATACATTCAAAATCTAAGATTTCATTTGAGGAGAAATGCTTCTTATATATGTTTGACTGAATACTAACGACTTGGCTCTGGGTGTCCTAAGGTGCTGGCAACAGACATGTCGAAGCACATGAATCTACTGGCTGATCTGAAAACCATGGTGGAAACCAAGAAGGTGACCAGCTCTGGTGTCTTGCTGCTGGATAACTACTCTGACAGGATACAGGTCAGAATAAAGCTGCCAGATTTAAATCTGCAAGATCCACATCACTGGGTTTTTCATGCACATCTAaaagaatcatttatttttctcttgaagTTCCtgcaacatttttgaaaggttTCTACATTCACATACAAACATTCATGCCAAATCACTGCAAAAATtccaaatgtatttgtaatttatttGGCTGAAAACTTATAGTGACACCGTAGCGGCTTCCtgaaactcaggaaaatgtccggaaaatttttggtggcgtctgggtagagcacgCCGGAGGCGGGACGTGGCGCGGTTCcagtcatcaacacacccactTGCTGTAAATATGCTGAAGATATTCCTGCTGTAATGTCACCTGGGCTCACTCTGAccttttccagaaattttactaggCCATGTGACGGTGACATGAGAGCCTCCTCCATTTTGGATGCCCCCTCTTGAATGTTTGGATTGCAAATGGAACAAATTCGTTGAATCAAAGTTCAGCCTTACAGTACATACCACGGTTGCAGATGGTGCTGTGACCGAACCCTAATGCTTCAGCCTACCCTTCGTCATGGAACATGTGGCTTCCAATCGGCACCTTGTTTGAGACCGTGGTGTTCTGTTGTATTCAGGTTCTCCAGAACATGGTGCACTGTGCGGACCTGAGCAACCCCACGAAGCCTCTCCAGCTGTACCGGCAGTGGACGGACCGCATCATGGAGGAGTTCTTCAGCCAGGGTgaccgagagagggagagaggcatgGAGATCAGCCCCATGTGTGACAAACACAATGCTTCAGTAGAAAAGAGCCAGGTagtgcaaacagacacacaaatgatCTGCCCATGCACACTACATACTGTGCTTAGACAAACACTGAAttacctgtttttctttctcctcttgcaTCTTTTAAGGTTGGTTTTATAGACTACATCGTTCACCCTTTGTGGGAGACGTGGGCTGACCTGGTCCATCCTGATGCCCAGGACATCCTGGACACGTTGGAGGACAACAGGGAGTGGTACCAAAGCACCATCCCCCAAAGTCCCTCTCCCACGCATGACGAGCCTGAGGATGGCACGCGTCCCCCAGGAGGGGACAAGTTCCAGTTTGAGCTCACcctggaggaggacggggagtcGGACACTGAGAAAGACAGTGGCAGCCagccagaagaggaggaagatgaggaggaggaggaggaggaggatgaggaggaggaggaggatgaggatgaggaggacaaCAGCTGTACTGACTCCAAAACACTCTGCACGCAGGACTCTGAATCCACGGAGATTCCCTTGGACGAACAGGTTggggaggacgaagaagaggaggtagcagaggaggaggagacacccTGCTCACAACCACgtgtggtggaggaagaggtagCAGAGGCGGAGGACAAGGAGGATAGAGAGAAATCCCCGGAAACATAGCAGTTTATGGACAGCACCTGATTAACTGTTCTTCTTAGTAACTACAGATGATTATTTATAGAATATTTTTGGGTTTTGTggagtctgtgttttttatacatCTATGTTTATGGTTCCAAAGCGTTCGCTGCTCTTCACCTTGGCCACTCCTCCTGTCAGCTTTGTTCAGACACGCCCACTGGTACTTCTTCAAGTTTTTTTGCACTCAGGAAAACTCCTCACCATTCCCATTTTTACTGAAGCGGTGTGTCTTTACTTCAATTCTACACCGAACAGCTCACGGTCTGTTTCTCGTGGTAGATAATGTCACATTTCCCTTCCCCCCGCTTCGTCTCAGCCTTGCCTGAAAGTTTAGCAGTGTTTTATCAAGTGCCCATACTCTACAGAGATGGTTACTGGTGTGTCCGAGGAGAATCTCCCTCCCCGGCATTTCCTCCGCACCACAGATTAGGAGGCATGTTATTCTGCCGTTCTGCCAAAATCCTGACGGGATGCCGCAGAGATGAAAGCTGCAGCACACTGGGGAGCTTTTCAAGACACATTTCTGACATGGTAGTCTTCCTTGAAAACCTGACTGACACAAAGCTCAAATCTAAACAGCCGCCGATGCTGTCCTCGACCtcgttcttttctctttttttttattgtactgtatgtaagaGTCAAATATTTTCTAGAATTTACTTTTGCAATCCTAGGTTTTCTTTTGTtagcgaagaagaagagggggttttttttggaaaccaaTGGGGAGAAATGAGTCAGGTGTTTTTGACGGGGTATCTCTACAGCCGGGTTACATTCGGAGTGTTCTGAGGTGTTTGCACTTGCCCCAACCGCATTTATACTACTTTTCCCATACCACTATACTCATATTTGGTTTGTCCTGTGATTTGAAATTTCGAATTTATTCATAATAACTATTACTTTTTCGCTGAGTTTCACTGAGACGGAAGCAGAAACCTGACATGTCATGCTTTACTCTCATTGGAATTGTTAATGATGTGGATGACgccttttaaaatgttattattgttgCCTGCGGTTCTTTTGAACGCATTCTGAGACAATGCAATGCTTTGTAGTTGATACAAAAAGCACCTTTTTTTAGTCGCTTGATTAGTGCTCTGAGTATAACGGTGTTAATAATTACTGAGTGATTTCATACCAATGTAATGAAAgcctttattttcctttcttttatttttcttgcacattttgtttgatgCACACATCACCCACAGCCTCATACCCGCTCGACTTCAGCCAGTTCATTTTTCGTTAATCTCtatgatttaattttctttcaacAACAGAATGATATTTGATTTTACAAAATTAAACCCAAtggctgtctttgttttcaacaaGACAATCGGCTTCATTGTGTAGTCATCAGATAAGACTATTCTCTGTGGATACTCTAATGCACTGATATATTCATATGTCAtcactttaatatttttctttaatatgttTCAACTCGCCAAAACACTCAGTCATGCATACTTGGGCTTGAACGATGCTGTCTTATACATCTCGGCCAAGagtctcttccttttttcattttctataatTTTTCACTTTATACCTGAtgctattatttatttgtatatttttctatttgttgaattgtttttgcaATATAAAGgtggtacagtaaatatttcgCTGTAGCATAGACCACAGTACAGGCTTGCCAGTTACAGTacccaaatatgtttttttctctctgtgtacataaaatatagaaaatccacaaaaggaaaaaaaaaatcaaaaggaaaaaaacacttgaaaatcTGCACATTGCTTTTTTAAGAGTGCTTATTTTAATTAtgtgtcatttcaaaatgtttgtttaatctttcaTTCCTTTACTTCATCCTCACCCAATGCCCTTACCTGTAATAAGATTTTCTGGTTTTATCGCTGTTtacaaacatatatttattgtgctgtatataatatataattattaatgttattactATCATAATGCCGTTTGTTGTAAATGGTTGATTCTTATCATCCCTTTTGGTGATGGTGTGGCTGTATTTGCGTACCTCTTGTTGAGAGAATGTTTATTACACATGAGCTtcagtgtaaaagaaaaaaaagaatatccaTCAACATGTTGCTTATCTGAGAACTAGCTCaatgaagagagggggaaagccaaattgttttttttaaaagaagctgTTCCTTGGCCCATGGGCTGTGCCTTAAATTCAACGCATGTAATTTACTTAAACTTTTTAATTCTTTTACTTTCTAGTTCTCTTTTTGCTGCATTAGTGAAGCTTTTGGCTTGGGTTGGCCTGATCtcttgttgtgaaaaaaaaaaaaagttgccttTTTACTGTCACAGCCAAACAcaatttccataaaaaaaatgtgtcactggGTAGAAAATATGTTGTGAGTGCAGAGGTTTGTAGAGATTCAGGTCAACTGCAAGTCATAGATTTACTACTTGAGTGATGTGTGGCCTATAGCTGGATGTCGAAGAGTCACATTTGCTACAGACCTGGTCTGGACTACTCATACTTTCTTTACACCCTGCCACTACACTCAAAGACGTGATTCGGCGTGTTGGATGTAAACAATATGGGAGTAACTTtgcctctttgtgtctgtgtgtgaagttaTCGCAGTGTTGTCTACATCTTTCCGGTTGTGTCACGGCTACAAACACTGAATGGGGCGCAACAGGAGTGTGTAGTTGGTGCTCGACCACGGCCTTGGACGCACAGAGGCTTTGACACACGTCTGCATGTTCAGCCACTGCTGCATTAATTATGGCTGAAACACTGACAGTGTGTTGCTTATCTATGCTCGGCCCACACTTCAACTCACATTACTTGCAATATCACAAACCTGACATCTTTCTGCCTGGACAGGAGAAGGGTTAAGTATATTCCTGTAGtgaagggggggcgggggcggggtcggggtcggggtcgggAGGGTGGGATTCGGGGCTTTGGGGTGAGTGACATCATTGTCCAAAAAGAAGAGGACTCCTATTTtgacacacatactgtagattcTAAACAGCCCTGGACCAATGGaaacagtgggtttttttctcattatgtgttctatttttttatggtatgaaaggaaaacacaaactgtaactTAAAAAAGGTCTTCAGGACAATTATTTTCTGGGTTATGTCTTTAGAATGCCAACTTGTCTGGAAGTTTCACAGGACaattcaaatgttattttaatggaTTCCTTGTTAATTGCAGTCTATTGGATAGCACTGTAGATCATACAACTTTATGtaaaaaaactaatgaaaaaagaatgaaaaaaagtttttatatgCAATGGATTAAATAAAAGCATGGGTTGATTCTGCCTACTCACTGGATTCTTGTTGTCATTGAGACAAAGGCCAATATAAAGCCGGGGTGGATGCACTCGCCTACTGATTTATTGGTGAAAGAGATGACAGTATGAcaggatattttttatttatttattttttccagcaatggcggatcatggagcctctaAATAGTTCCCAGAAGTGAGCAGCAGATTAGAGgcaatggaccgtctgtgttgcccTTATGAAAGGTAAGaggtttaaataatcagattgtatattatcagcacatctgaatcaaatcaacatgcccattaaagcattaaattataaataaaaaatgtctttaaaaaaacgtattgactaactaaATAGAGTAACTACACAGGCATGTcagtctgctatattgtaaatcgatacattaATTGACTACCAATTACccaaaatcgcagttctgtcgctctgaataatgatTCGAAATGCGCGCCAAtaacttccgggaactatctgaaggctacatgagtcacgtgacgtgcaagcaGTTTCGACTTCCGTTGTCACTACGCTACCATTCGCTGACTACGAGGAAGTGACCACACTGTGacgaacttttttttttttaaaggccattTCACATTGGAATCCTTCCGCTGGAGACAAAGAACGACGGAACAGGTGGATGAATATCTCAAAATGACGAGTGGTCTTTGTGCTAGCTAACGGAAGCGGATTTGTGGATCACAACAAAACTTTTTCGTGA
It includes:
- the pde4d gene encoding cAMP-specific 3',5'-cyclic phosphodiesterase 4D isoform X7, producing the protein MPEANYLLSVSWGYIKFKRMLNRELTHLSEMSRSGNQVSEFISSTFLDKQHEVEMPSPQMQKEKEEKKNKPMSQISGVKKLQHSSSLTNSNIARFGVKTETEDELAKELEHVNKWGLNVFKISEFSGNRPLTVMMYTIFQERDLLKTFKIPLDTFVTYLMTLEDHYHGDVAYHNNIHAADVTQSTHVLLSTPALEAVFTDLEILAAIFASAIHDVDHPGVSNQFLINTNSELALMYNDSSVLENHHLAVGFKLLQEENCDIFQNLTKKQRQSLRKMVIDIVLATDMSKHMNLLADLKTMVETKKVTSSGVLLLDNYSDRIQVLQNMVHCADLSNPTKPLQLYRQWTDRIMEEFFSQGDRERERGMEISPMCDKHNASVEKSQVGFIDYIVHPLWETWADLVHPDAQDILDTLEDNREWYQSTIPQSPSPTHDEPEDGTRPPGGDKFQFELTLEEDGESDTEKDSGSQPEEEEDEEEEEEEDEEEEEDEDEEDNSCTDSKTLCTQDSESTEIPLDEQVGEDEEEEVAEEEETPCSQPRVVEEEVAEAEDKEDREKSPET
- the pde4d gene encoding cAMP-specific 3',5'-cyclic phosphodiesterase 4D isoform X1 — protein: MLKNDGSGDDSQRDSVSDDSSDSPEPGPVTCMEPFQVRRLSCRTVQLPPLAFRQAEQYYCDRKLEPDTVTVPPRPTTLPLRTPPLIAITSADSSSFDVDNGTSSGRSPLDPMASPGSGLILQANFVHSQRRESFLYRSDSDYDLSPKSMSRNSSIASDIHGDDMIVTPFAQVLASLRTVRNNFGALTNIQQDRASNKRSPMCNQPPITKTTFTEEAYQKLATETLEELDWCLDQLETLQTRHSVSEMASNKFKRMLNRELTHLSEMSRSGNQVSEFISSTFLDKQHEVEMPSPQMQKEKEEKKNKPMSQISGVKKLQHSSSLTNSNIARFGVKTETEDELAKELEHVNKWGLNVFKISEFSGNRPLTVMMYTIFQERDLLKTFKIPLDTFVTYLMTLEDHYHGDVAYHNNIHAADVTQSTHVLLSTPALEAVFTDLEILAAIFASAIHDVDHPGVSNQFLINTNSELALMYNDSSVLENHHLAVGFKLLQEENCDIFQNLTKKQRQSLRKMVIDIVLATDMSKHMNLLADLKTMVETKKVTSSGVLLLDNYSDRIQVLQNMVHCADLSNPTKPLQLYRQWTDRIMEEFFSQGDRERERGMEISPMCDKHNASVEKSQVGFIDYIVHPLWETWADLVHPDAQDILDTLEDNREWYQSTIPQSPSPTHDEPEDGTRPPGGDKFQFELTLEEDGESDTEKDSGSQPEEEEDEEEEEEEDEEEEEDEDEEDNSCTDSKTLCTQDSESTEIPLDEQVGEDEEEEVAEEEETPCSQPRVVEEEVAEAEDKEDREKSPET
- the pde4d gene encoding cAMP-specific 3',5'-cyclic phosphodiesterase 4D isoform X4, whose protein sequence is MKPGHCPAIASDRSMMHLSHFPFRRHSWICFDVDNGTSSGRSPLDPMASPGSGLILQANFVHSQRRESFLYRSDSDYDLSPKSMSRNSSIASDIHGDDMIVTPFAQVLASLRTVRNNFGALTNIQQDRASNKRSPMCNQPPITKTTFTEEAYQKLATETLEELDWCLDQLETLQTRHSVSEMASNKFKRMLNRELTHLSEMSRSGNQVSEFISSTFLDKQHEVEMPSPQMQKEKEEKKNKPMSQISGVKKLQHSSSLTNSNIARFGVKTETEDELAKELEHVNKWGLNVFKISEFSGNRPLTVMMYTIFQERDLLKTFKIPLDTFVTYLMTLEDHYHGDVAYHNNIHAADVTQSTHVLLSTPALEAVFTDLEILAAIFASAIHDVDHPGVSNQFLINTNSELALMYNDSSVLENHHLAVGFKLLQEENCDIFQNLTKKQRQSLRKMVIDIVLATDMSKHMNLLADLKTMVETKKVTSSGVLLLDNYSDRIQVLQNMVHCADLSNPTKPLQLYRQWTDRIMEEFFSQGDRERERGMEISPMCDKHNASVEKSQVGFIDYIVHPLWETWADLVHPDAQDILDTLEDNREWYQSTIPQSPSPTHDEPEDGTRPPGGDKFQFELTLEEDGESDTEKDSGSQPEEEEDEEEEEEEDEEEEEDEDEEDNSCTDSKTLCTQDSESTEIPLDEQVGEDEEEEVAEEEETPCSQPRVVEEEVAEAEDKEDREKSPET
- the pde4d gene encoding cAMP-specific 3',5'-cyclic phosphodiesterase 4D isoform X5, whose protein sequence is MSIILKPRSRSTSSLKNTEGICFDVDNGTSSGRSPLDPMASPGSGLILQANFVHSQRRESFLYRSDSDYDLSPKSMSRNSSIASDIHGDDMIVTPFAQVLASLRTVRNNFGALTNIQQDRASNKRSPMCNQPPITKTTFTEEAYQKLATETLEELDWCLDQLETLQTRHSVSEMASNKFKRMLNRELTHLSEMSRSGNQVSEFISSTFLDKQHEVEMPSPQMQKEKEEKKNKPMSQISGVKKLQHSSSLTNSNIARFGVKTETEDELAKELEHVNKWGLNVFKISEFSGNRPLTVMMYTIFQERDLLKTFKIPLDTFVTYLMTLEDHYHGDVAYHNNIHAADVTQSTHVLLSTPALEAVFTDLEILAAIFASAIHDVDHPGVSNQFLINTNSELALMYNDSSVLENHHLAVGFKLLQEENCDIFQNLTKKQRQSLRKMVIDIVLATDMSKHMNLLADLKTMVETKKVTSSGVLLLDNYSDRIQVLQNMVHCADLSNPTKPLQLYRQWTDRIMEEFFSQGDRERERGMEISPMCDKHNASVEKSQVGFIDYIVHPLWETWADLVHPDAQDILDTLEDNREWYQSTIPQSPSPTHDEPEDGTRPPGGDKFQFELTLEEDGESDTEKDSGSQPEEEEDEEEEEEEDEEEEEDEDEEDNSCTDSKTLCTQDSESTEIPLDEQVGEDEEEEVAEEEETPCSQPRVVEEEVAEAEDKEDREKSPET
- the pde4d gene encoding cAMP-specific 3',5'-cyclic phosphodiesterase 4D isoform X2: MEPVCGKAVAGGGGAASAKAPKHLWRQQKPPALPPLHHARAARRNERVRQRGFSDTERYLNPRNMDRTYAVDTGHRPGLKKSRMSWPSSFQGLRRFDVDNGTSSGRSPLDPMASPGSGLILQANFVHSQRRESFLYRSDSDYDLSPKSMSRNSSIASDIHGDDMIVTPFAQVLASLRTVRNNFGALTNIQQDRASNKRSPMCNQPPITKTTFTEEAYQKLATETLEELDWCLDQLETLQTRHSVSEMASNKFKRMLNRELTHLSEMSRSGNQVSEFISSTFLDKQHEVEMPSPQMQKEKEEKKNKPMSQISGVKKLQHSSSLTNSNIARFGVKTETEDELAKELEHVNKWGLNVFKISEFSGNRPLTVMMYTIFQERDLLKTFKIPLDTFVTYLMTLEDHYHGDVAYHNNIHAADVTQSTHVLLSTPALEAVFTDLEILAAIFASAIHDVDHPGVSNQFLINTNSELALMYNDSSVLENHHLAVGFKLLQEENCDIFQNLTKKQRQSLRKMVIDIVLATDMSKHMNLLADLKTMVETKKVTSSGVLLLDNYSDRIQVLQNMVHCADLSNPTKPLQLYRQWTDRIMEEFFSQGDRERERGMEISPMCDKHNASVEKSQVGFIDYIVHPLWETWADLVHPDAQDILDTLEDNREWYQSTIPQSPSPTHDEPEDGTRPPGGDKFQFELTLEEDGESDTEKDSGSQPEEEEDEEEEEEEDEEEEEDEDEEDNSCTDSKTLCTQDSESTEIPLDEQVGEDEEEEVAEEEETPCSQPRVVEEEVAEAEDKEDREKSPET